One region of Populus trichocarpa isolate Nisqually-1 chromosome 4, P.trichocarpa_v4.1, whole genome shotgun sequence genomic DNA includes:
- the LOC7477847 gene encoding probable ribosome-binding factor A, chloroplastic — MINVHRHLLHQPQPLLTYQSNFLPITTLYSTSFPIRSPKSTVPIHLQKPFMYGTTIKCMANPRRVKMVAKQIQRELSDMLLTDKVLQYAVLPEAALGADKYLSSLTTISDVEVSADLQVVKVYVSVFGDDRGKEVAIAGLKSKAKYVRSQLGRRMKLRLTPEIRFIEDEGLERGSRVIAILDRIKAEKDNAESQVDELSDSSNSIQYDEDWEGDDPDEDIIYVK, encoded by the exons ATGATCAATGTACACCGTCACCTTCTACACCAACCTCAGCCTCTCCTAACCTACCAATCCAATTTCCTACCAATCACAACCCTCTATTCCACTTCATTCCCAATTCGGTCACCAAAATCAACGGTCCCAATTCATCTTCAAAAGCCATTTATGTATGGGACAACTATAAAATGCATGGCAAATCCAAGGAGAGTGAAAATGGTAGCTAAACAAATACAAAGAGAGCTATCTGATATGCTTTTAACTGATAAAGTGTTACAGTATGCTGTTTTGCCTGAAGCTGCCTTAGGTGCTGATAAGTACCTGTCTTCTCTCACTACCATCAGTGATGTTGAAGTTTCTGCTGATTTGCAg GTGGTTAAGGTTTACGTTTCTGTTTTTGGAGATGATAGAGGGAAGGAGGTTGCGATTGCTGGTTTGAAGTCGAAAGCTAAGTATGTGAGGAGTCAGTTGGGTAGGCGCATGAAGTTGCGGTTGACGCCTGAGATACGGTTTATAGAAGATGAAGGCTTGGAGAGAGGAAGCAGG GTGATTGCAATTTTAGATAGGATAAAAGCTGAGAAAGATAATGCAGAAAGTCAAGTTGACGAGCTCTCTGactcttccaattcaatccaaTATGATGAGGATTGGGAGGGTGATGATCCGGATGAAGACATTATATATGTCAAATAG